A stretch of Lathyrus oleraceus cultivar Zhongwan6 chromosome 6, CAAS_Psat_ZW6_1.0, whole genome shotgun sequence DNA encodes these proteins:
- the LOC127095122 gene encoding uncharacterized protein LOC127095122 produces the protein MESSKRNIYSFKFKDPDLRSLRDLVSQMHPVYIINFGKNYDNLLSILNQRVDHTTLVTLAKFYDLPLRCFTFQDFQLAPTLEEFERLIRIPMKNKPLFEGIDEYFPLEIITSTLHMDEREVEANIEVKGNTKGFSLSFLLERAHTLLKAESWDACYSAIALAIYGIILFPNMDGFIEMAAICVFLTGNPVPTLLADVYYYMSHRYTKKKGMIACCAPLLYQWFLEHLPKTGVWVEQTDTSWPQRLGSL, from the coding sequence ATGGAATCAAGCAAGAGAAACATTTACTCTTTCAAGTTTAAAGATCCCGATCTAAGGAGCTTGCGTGACCTGGTCTCCCAGATGCACCCGGTATACATAATCAATTTTGGGAAGAATTATGACAATCTACTCAGCATCCTCAACCAACGAGTGGACCATACAACTTTAGTCACTTTGGCCAAATTCTATGACCTACCTTTAAGGTGTTTCACATTCCAAGATTTCCAGCTAGCACCAACGTTGGAGGAATTCGAGCGTCTTATTAGGATTCCTATGAAGAACAAGCCACTGTTTGAAGGGATAGATGAATATTTTCCCCTTGAGATCATTACTAGCACGCTTCACATGGACGAAAGGGAAGTAGAGGCTAACATAGAAGTCAAAGGGAACACCAAAGGATTTTCGCTAAGCTTTCTCTTGGAAAGAGCTCATACCCTACTAAAAGCAGAAAGTTGGGACGCTTGTTACTCTGCTATTGCATTGGCCATCTATGGCATTATCCTGTTCCCAAATATGGATGGTTTCATAGAAATGGCTGCTATTTGCGTCTTCCTCACCGGAAACCCAGTACCCACCTTGTTAGCTGATGTTTACTATTACATGAGCCATAGGTACACCAAGAAGAAAGGAAtgattgcttgttgtgctcctttaCTATATCAGTGGTTTCTTGAGCATCTTCCGAAGACAGGTGTTTGGGTAGAACAGACAGATACTAGTTGGCCTCAGAGATTGGGGTCGCTCTGA